A genomic window from Microvirga sp. TS319 includes:
- a CDS encoding extracellular solute-binding protein — MKAKLIASTLVAGMFCTSLSAAELTVLTAGDQNMVDYVNEYLGPLFEKENPGTKVRVVGTGPGDAGSQKILERFEAQSKAGVQKWDADVAVVHEKFVGPMVEQKFLEAYRGKIPTGSLVTRENAKMALGANVDGYVMPMFNSQTALAYNPALVPNPPKSYDEIVEFAKKNPKQFGYNGIKGGASGVSFVMGWVYAYGGGDAQKLMNGPFDPNEAKHWDKAFASLKDFTRNATLTPGNAGTLDMLSRGEIAIGPVWVDMFYSWKANGQLPPEMKLVLPSPGMPGQPMHYVVPEKSANKDLAEKFVALATSPKVQAEGIVKRFNWYPGIDAQHVQANLDKATWEKLFTDISPEDLAKNGKPFPIAPYNSAILEAYERQVGN, encoded by the coding sequence ATGAAAGCTAAGTTGATTGCCTCCACGCTCGTGGCAGGCATGTTCTGCACGTCGCTCTCCGCGGCGGAACTGACCGTCCTCACCGCCGGCGACCAGAATATGGTCGATTACGTGAACGAGTATCTGGGGCCCTTGTTCGAGAAGGAGAACCCGGGCACGAAGGTTCGCGTCGTCGGAACCGGTCCGGGCGATGCCGGATCCCAGAAGATCCTCGAGCGCTTCGAAGCGCAGAGCAAGGCAGGCGTTCAGAAATGGGATGCCGATGTCGCCGTCGTTCACGAGAAATTCGTCGGCCCCATGGTCGAGCAGAAGTTCCTCGAGGCGTATCGCGGCAAGATCCCGACCGGCTCCCTGGTGACACGCGAAAATGCCAAGATGGCTCTCGGCGCGAACGTGGACGGCTACGTGATGCCCATGTTCAACAGCCAGACGGCCCTGGCCTACAATCCTGCTCTGGTTCCCAATCCGCCGAAGAGCTACGACGAGATCGTCGAGTTCGCGAAGAAGAACCCGAAGCAGTTCGGCTATAACGGCATCAAGGGCGGAGCGTCCGGCGTCAGCTTCGTCATGGGCTGGGTCTATGCCTATGGCGGCGGCGATGCGCAAAAGCTCATGAACGGCCCGTTCGACCCGAACGAGGCCAAGCACTGGGACAAGGCTTTCGCGTCCCTGAAGGACTTCACCCGCAACGCCACGCTCACCCCGGGCAATGCCGGCACGCTCGACATGCTCAGCCGTGGCGAGATCGCCATCGGGCCGGTCTGGGTCGACATGTTCTATTCCTGGAAGGCGAACGGCCAATTGCCGCCGGAGATGAAGCTGGTCCTGCCGTCTCCCGGCATGCCCGGCCAGCCGATGCACTACGTCGTTCCGGAAAAGAGCGCCAACAAGGACCTCGCCGAGAAGTTCGTCGCGCTTGCGACCAGCCCGAAGGTGCAGGCCGAGGGGATCGTGAAGCGCTTCAACTGGTATCCCGGAATCGATGCGCAGCACGTTCAGGCGAACCTGGACAAGGCGACCTGGGAGAAGCTCTTCACGGACATCTCGCCCGAGGACCTGGCCAAGAACGGCAAGCCGTTCCCGATTGCTCCGTACAACAGCGCGATCCTGGAAGCCTATGAACGCCAAGTTGGAAACTGA
- a CDS encoding ABC transporter permease, whose product MPPRMLGFLLVAPALAIVVFLFIVPLASSVTGAFDVGGAFSFGNFTKAFELYSGDMLFTLAIVTLSSALIGLFSIMIGGYLTLGSNPRAVAVLRWVYRWPLFIPFIVVGQILRTFLAKNGLMNNIFIELGLMTPLSAMSFLDWRGIVIAFVWKQTPFVALLLSGAMASIDHSTIEAARNLGAKRLRILIEIVLPQVRTTLLVGIILSFVTMMSVLSVPLMINAQSPTMITANMAFRINAYRDYGVANALGLISLLMTSVVAWIYLRQTMREHRR is encoded by the coding sequence ATGCCGCCTCGCATGCTGGGTTTTCTATTGGTCGCTCCGGCGCTGGCGATTGTCGTGTTCCTCTTCATCGTGCCTCTCGCCAGCTCGGTCACGGGGGCGTTCGACGTCGGAGGCGCATTCAGTTTCGGCAATTTCACGAAGGCCTTCGAGCTCTACAGCGGCGACATGCTCTTCACGCTCGCCATCGTGACCCTGTCGTCGGCCCTGATCGGCCTCTTCTCCATCATGATCGGCGGCTATCTCACGCTCGGCTCGAACCCGCGGGCCGTCGCGGTCCTGAGATGGGTCTACCGCTGGCCGCTGTTCATTCCGTTCATCGTCGTCGGCCAGATTTTGCGCACGTTCCTGGCCAAGAACGGCCTGATGAACAACATCTTCATCGAACTGGGCCTGATGACGCCTCTGTCGGCCATGTCCTTTCTCGACTGGCGAGGCATCGTCATCGCGTTCGTCTGGAAGCAGACTCCTTTCGTCGCCTTGCTCCTCTCCGGCGCAATGGCCTCCATCGATCACAGCACCATCGAGGCCGCGCGCAATCTCGGGGCCAAGCGCCTGCGGATCCTGATCGAGATCGTCCTGCCCCAGGTCCGCACGACCCTTCTGGTCGGTATCATCCTGAGCTTCGTGACGATGATGTCCGTGCTGTCGGTTCCGCTCATGATAAATGCGCAATCGCCCACGATGATCACGGCCAACATGGCGTTCCGCATCAACGCCTACAGGGATTACGGCGTCGCCAATGCCCTCGGGCTGATCTCGCTGCTGATGACGAGCGTCGTTGCCTGGATTTATCTGCGTCAAACCATGAGGGAGCATCGCCGATGA
- a CDS encoding ABC transporter permease, with protein sequence MSARLDWKWIPRGIGLGILAFIVFGPLVNLLLWTVAERWYFPHVLPLKYGFTFWANVFSPRGNAMSSLGTSIVIAALTVIVSLGLAIPAGYALARLRLPFRGLILLALLIPQAFPNLPVYVNIARIFYQYGLNGTVLGVVLVHVTHGLVYAVWIATAAFSAIDRELEEAARSMGASALRGFWDVTMPIAAPGLLASAIFVFLESLDEFTGTYFVGAPDVSTLPLLLYTAGSGGNYQIASITALILLIPSIAFMFVVERFLRSDVLSKVGR encoded by the coding sequence ATGAGCGCGCGCCTCGACTGGAAATGGATCCCCCGTGGGATCGGGCTTGGAATCCTGGCCTTCATCGTCTTCGGTCCTCTGGTGAACCTTCTGCTCTGGACCGTGGCGGAGCGCTGGTATTTCCCGCATGTCCTGCCGCTGAAATACGGCTTCACGTTCTGGGCGAATGTCTTTTCGCCGCGCGGGAACGCCATGTCCTCCTTAGGCACGAGCATCGTCATCGCCGCCCTGACGGTGATCGTGTCCCTGGGGCTTGCCATTCCGGCAGGCTACGCGCTCGCCCGGCTCCGCCTGCCGTTCCGCGGCCTCATCCTGCTGGCGCTGCTCATTCCTCAGGCTTTCCCGAACCTGCCGGTCTATGTGAACATCGCGCGCATCTTCTATCAATACGGCCTCAATGGAACGGTTCTCGGCGTGGTCCTCGTCCATGTGACGCACGGTCTCGTCTATGCGGTCTGGATTGCGACCGCGGCTTTCTCCGCCATCGACCGCGAACTGGAGGAGGCCGCGCGTTCCATGGGCGCAAGCGCGCTGCGTGGGTTCTGGGACGTTACAATGCCGATTGCGGCACCTGGGCTTCTGGCGAGTGCCATCTTCGTGTTCCTGGAATCCCTCGACGAGTTCACGGGCACCTATTTCGTCGGCGCCCCCGACGTTTCGACCCTGCCCCTTCTGCTCTACACGGCCGGCTCGGGGGGCAATTATCAGATCGCCTCCATCACGGCCCTGATCCTGCTGATCCCTTCGATCGCCTTCATGTTCGTCGTCGAGCGCTTTCTCCGGTCCGACGTGCTCTCCAAGGTCGGGCGCTGA